In Monodelphis domestica isolate mMonDom1 chromosome 1, mMonDom1.pri, whole genome shotgun sequence, the sequence GGCAGCCCTGGGTCACATTGTAAAATGACAGGTGTCCCCCTTCGTATTGGAGGAAAATGCCCAGCCTGTGCAGGGGTCCTGTATCCTCAGGGTCTTCCATGGTGTGAGAGATCCACAGTTCAAATTGTTCTCCCATGTTGAGGCAAGAGAGGGAGAGCACATCCCCATGGATGCTGCCCTGGTTGTTTCCTGGCCCTGTACAGATGCCCACTTCCCACTCTGTCTTGCTTCCTACCTCCACCTCCCAATAATGGCTCCCTGAGGTGAAGCTCTGAGCACCCAGCACACAAACAAGACGCTCCACCTCTTCCTGCTGGTTGTCCAGAAGGTCCCACCAATGGCTAGCAAGCCTCACGCTCTTCAGATCTCCAGAGATGCTGAGATAGGAATGGGCTGTTCCCGGATCCAGAAGGATGTGGCTCTGGAAGGCCAGTAGGAGCTCCCTCATTCCAGTGGTTCCACACAGAGTCCAGCTTAGGGCAGCAGGCTCTGGACACCGAAGCAGCAGCTCCCGACTCCTTTCCAAAGTGCTCCTCCCAGCCAGGAGCATCTCCACCAGGGGCTGCTCCAAAGTCTTGTCGAGCTCCTCAATCAGCTTCCTGAGGCTTTGGACATACTTGGAGATTCTGGCCTCACTGGTCCATAATCTCTTcacattccttctcttttccttgtccAGGAGATCCTGTTGTTGGTCCTCTGTCCACACAAGGTGGGTCTTGATATATTCTGGCAAGATGACCCGCTTCAGAGTGGCAGCCTCCCTCCGGCACCTcagcctcctttctctctcctgctcCAGCAACATGTGAGCCTCTCTCGCCTTATCCCAGGCCTGGCCAAGGGCTTCCTGCAGCTGTGCCTTGCAGGTCTCCGCAGACTCTTCCAGGGGATACACACGATGACCTTCGTGTTCTTGAGGGAGTAAGCACGAGACACAGAGTGGGCTGAAATCATCTTCACAGAACAGCTTCTGAACGGCTTGGTGTTGGCCACACCTGGCCTGGCCACCCACATCTCTGGGAAGTCTCAGCTGCCTGCTCATGCTGGAGGCCAGGGCCTCCAGGACCTGGGTGGGCTCTAAGGCTCTGGGCTGACTGCTTGCCCTGCACAGTGGGCATGTCCATGGGACTTGGGCTTCCTGCCAGCTCCGAAGAACACACTCTCTGCAGAAGCTATGCCCGCAGTCAAGGGTCACTGGCTGGGTGAAGAGGTCCAAACAGATGGAACAGGTCAGTTCTGACCTGACCTTCTCAGTCATCTCACTGACATCCATCTCTCTGGGACTTGATATCTCTCTGTCTTgcaaggctctctctctctctctcactctgtctctgtctctgtctctgtctctgtctctgtctctctgtctctgtctctgtctctgtctctctgtctctctctctctctctctctctttctcactctctctctctctctctctctctctctctctctctctctctctctctctctctctctgtctccctcactctctttctctctctctctatctttctctctctctctcactctctgtgtgtgagtgtgtctgtctcagtctctctgtctctctctgtctctttctctctctctctctccagaggcTCCAACTCGCAAGAGAGCAGCTCTCAGGTGAGTAGGACCTTGGTCTGCATTCTTTTTTATTGCCCCCTGGGCACTGCCCCTGAGTTCACACCAAAGGGGCCTGACACCTGGGTTCACACCAAGAGGGCCTTGTCACCTGGTTCATATCAAAGTGGGCGTGGCACCTGGGTTCACACCAAGAGGATCTTTGACACCTGGGTTCACACCTTTGGTCCCCTGGTGTGAGGGCTGCATTCCCAGGAGTCTGAGAGGGCCTGGCACCTGCTAGtcccccaccaccactcccatccccacccccaacccaggcATTGGGTGtctaccttacttcctttctctaggtctacaaccaagaatcaacgaccctgcaaaactgactatactcttacaggggaaagtatggtcattcaacaaaatagaagaatttcaagattttctaaagaaaagaccagacctgaacagaaaattggatgtacaagcacagaactcaagagaatcatcgaaagataattaaaaaagaaaaaacaaaacaaaacaaaaggaattcttgttaagagactcaataagttaaaatgatacgtatccctataagaaaagaggtcattggtaactctgaaaaactgttgttattacctgggcagcaaagagaagtacacttagagggaacagtgacaaaccctATAGGACGAAAAGacgtgacacaaataggtatacagatatatgcatgcaaaaatacatacacatgagaatgcatacacacacacacacacacacatatatatatataattagagcttaaaaataggttaatatttaaagaaatgggaaaaagaaacaaatgggggtgaatttatacgtcataaagaagctcatggtgggaggggggagaacatcaatatactggaagggtaaagaggtcggaggcaggaaatactcaacttttatgtgctttgacattgactcaaagagggaaaaaccatccaattcactgggggcaGAGCATAGATTTACGCCCAATAGGGGAGCAGAAGGGCAACaaaaggtctggtggggagggaagtagtacaagagagggaggggtggggggttaattttagaaagactacagggaaaataaggggggggcataagaagggaggggggtagaaagggatgtaaaataagggtgggaacaagggggaatgtttaaaagcaaacgttggtgtagaaggaaatagtgagagaagaaaaggccagaacAGGAACAGAAATCAATATGCCGGGAaagacacagctagtaatcataactctgaatgtgactggaatgaactcacccataaaacgcaagcgaagagcagagtggattagaatccaaaaccctaccatatgctgtctacaagaaacacacatgaggaaggtagatacacatagggtgaaagtaagagggtggagccaaatcttttgggcatcaactaacagaaagaaggcaggagtcgcaatcgtgatatccgacaaagccaaagtaagaataaatctagttaaaagagatagggaacgtaattacatcctgataaaaggcagtatagacagtgaggaaatatctgtactcaccacgtatgcaccaaatggcatcgcatccagatttctaaaggagaaactagaggagctcaaggacgagatagatagaaaaactataagagtgggagacctgaaccttcctctctctgaactagataaatcaaaccaaaaaaacaaataagaaagaggtaagagaagtgaatgaaatcttagaaaaattagagttagtagacatgtggagaaaaatcaatagggacaaaaaggaatgtaccttcttctctgcagcacctggtacattcacaaaaattgaccatgtattagggcatagaaacattgcaagcaagtgcaaaagagcagaaataataaatgcaacgttctcagatcacaatgcaaggaaaataataatgagtaagggaacatggagaggtgaatcgaaaattaattggaaatcaaacaacacgattctccaaaaccagttagttaaagaacaaatcatagaaacaattaataacttcattgaagaaaatcacaatgatgagacatcctttcaaaacctattggatgcagccagagcagtactcagggggagatttatatccttgagttcatatattaacaaattaagaagggcagaggtcaatggattgggcaggcaaatttaaaaatttagaaagagaacaaattaaaaatcctcagatgaagactaaattagagatcctaaagctcaaaggagaaattaataaaactgaaagtcaaagaactattgatttaataaataagactagaagctggtactttgaaaaaattaataaaagagaccCAGTACTAGTcggtccaattaaaaaaaaaaagaaaagaaataaaccgaattgacagtctccaagatgaaaaaggagacctcacctctaatgaaggagaaattaaggctATCGTGAAAAacgactatgcccaattatatggcaaccaatatggcagtctaggtgatatggatgaatacttacaaaaatataaatcgcctagactaaaagaggaagaaataaattaccttaacaatcccatatcagaaaaagacatcgaacaagccatcaaagcactccctaagaaaaaatccccaggtccagatggattcacaaatgaattctatcaaacattcaaaggacaactaatcccaatagaaaacagactatttgacagaatgagccaagaaggagttctgccaaattcgtTTTACGACACaatcatggtactgatcccaaagccagtcagctcaaaaacagagaaggaacaccaaaggccaatctccctaatgactatagatgcaaaaatcttaaataggataccagcaaaaagactccagcaagtcatcacaagggtcatccactatgcccaggcagggttcataccaggaatgcaaggatggttcaatattaggaaaaccatccacataactgaccgtaCAAACgggcaaactgacaaaaatcacatgatcatctcaatagatgcagaaaaagcctttcattgaatgcaacacccattcctagtgaaaacactagaaagcataggaattgaagggcctttcctaaaaatcataaacagtatatagctgaaaccatcagcaaacatcatctgcaatggggataaactagaagccttcccaataagatcgggagtaaaacaaggatgcccactatcacctcgattatttaacattgtactagaaacactagcagtagcaattagagaaggaatagaaatggaaggtattaaaactggcaatgaggagaccaagctatcactctttgctcatgatatgatggtttacgtaaggaatcctagagaaccaaccaaaaagtTCCTCGAAATAATCAGCAGCttcagcaaagtcgcaggatacaaaataaacccgcataagtcatcagcacttctatatatctctaacccatctcagcagcaagaattagagagtgaaattccatttaaagtcaccctagacaatatagaatacttaggaatctgtgtgccgagacaaacacaggaactatatgaacacaactacaaaacactctccgcacagcgaaaactagatctaaacaactggaaaaacattgattgctcatgggtgggacgagctaacataataaaaaatgacaatcctacccaaattaatttacttgtttagtgccatacccattgaactaccaaaaaacttctttaccgaattagaaaacaaccataaataagttcacttggaagaacaaaagatcaaggatatccagggaaatcatgtggggaaaaaaaatgcaaaggaaggaggacttgcagtcccagatctgaaactctactatgaagcagtggttatcaaaacaatttggtactggctaagagacagaaaggaggatcagtggaatagacttggcgtaaatggtcTCAGCAAGACAGCTTATGGGAaagccaaagaccccagctttggggacaaagatccattatgtgataaaaactgctgggaaaattggaagacagtgtgggagagattaggtttggatcaacacctcacaccctacaccaagatgacttcagaatgggtgaatgtcttgaacataaagaaggcaagtataagtaaatcaggtgaacgcagactagtatacacgtcagacctctgggaagggaaagatttgaaaaccaagcaagacttagaaagagtcacaaaatgtaacataaatacttttgactacatcaaattaaaaagcttttgtacaaacaaaaccaacgtaagtaaaatcagaagggaagcaacagactgggaaacaatcttcataaaaacctcccacaaaggtttaattactcaaattgacaaagagctaagtcaattgtccaaaaaatcaagccattctccaattgataaatgggcaagggacacgaacaggcggttctcagccaaagaaattaaaactattaataagcacatgaaaaaatgttctacatctctcataatcagagagatgcaaatcaaaacaactctgaggtatcacctcacacctagcagattggctaacatgacagctatggaaagtagtgaatgctggaggggatgtggcaaagtagggacactaattcattgctggtggagttgtgaattgatccaaccattctggaggacaatttggaactatgcccaaagggcgataagagactgtctgcccttcgatccagccatagcacagctgggtttgtaccccaacagggacaataaggaaaaagacttgtacaagaatattcattagctgcgctcttcgtggtggccaaaaattggaaaatgagggcatgcccttcaattggggagtggctgaacaaattgtggtatatgttggtgatggaatcctattgtgctcaaaggaatactaaagcggaggaattccatggagactggaacaacctccaggaggtgatgcagagcgaaaggagcagaaccaggagaacattgtacacagagactgatacaccgtggtacaatcgaaggtaatggacttctccattggtgtcaatgcagtgtccctgaacaatctgcggggatctaaaaaacactatccacaagcagaggatgaaCTCTGGGAttcaaaacactgatgaaaagcaactgcttgactgcaggggtggaggggatacgactgaggagagactctaaatgaacactctaatgcagataccatcaacatggaaatgggttcgaatcaagaacacatgtgatacccagtgaaatcgcgcggtggctatgggagaggtgggggtggggggttgaggggggagggaagaaaaggaaatgatctttgtttccaatgaataatgtttggaaatgaccaaattaaatcaatcaatgactagatagatagatagataaataaataaataaataaataaataaagtaaaaaaataaaaatgaaaagaaataatgcccGCCCCCTctatccccaccctcccaccccttctTGTGATCCCTTGGGCATTGGGACCTAGGCGTGGTGTTGCTGAATCAGTGGGCAAGCACAATTTTAGAGCCCTTTAAAGCCcattctgtaaaaatgaattttgatgacTTACGGAAAAGAAACGTTTAGATCGAAAAACGGCTCCAACGTAGGCTCAAAACTTTTCAACTTGCCAATCAGGTTCCAActctttggatacttttgatagaggtcatCAAAAGTATCCTCGGTGATGAAGTGAAGGTCAAATGTGAGCTTCCCTTCGGGGGCAGgctcaaggatgctaaggagcctcttattataaacataaaatatttcttgaaagacaTCAGGATGAATCAAGGATTTCTAATGGGAATGGATTCTAGATGAACCCAAATGGACTCCCAGTTTCCCCAAGGAacggcttctcctgtgtttcaccggctacactaatcctctctgatttgaccaacccaaatttatactatctaaataaaacctaCTGCTATTATCTTTGGAAATCTTAACCTCAccttcagatgatgaaatagcaAAGGCTACCTGGTTGAGTCAAGaagcaagttaggactctgagtccaaaccaaaggccaagtttttctttggttttctcagagttaAAGAATCTACAAAacccacaatagatattcaatagtgtttccccagttgggaaaggaaaaggctgagctccttcaggtcttttccctcagacagacagacagaggggggtGGGGTGGCCATGATG encodes:
- the LOC100032894 gene encoding probable E3 ubiquitin-protein ligase TRIML1, whose amino-acid sequence is MDVSEMTEKVRSELTCSICLDLFTQPVTLDCGHSFCRECVLRSWQEAQVPWTCPLCRASSQPRALEPTQVLEALASSMSRQLRLPRDVGGQARCGQHQAVQKLFCEDDFSPLCVSCLLPQEHEGHRVYPLEESAETCKAQLQEALGQAWDKAREAHMLLEQERERRLRCRREAATLKRVILPEYIKTHLVWTEDQQQDLLDKEKRRNVKRLWTSEARISKYVQSLRKLIEELDKTLEQPLVEMLLAGRSTLERSRELLLRCPEPAALSWTLCGTTGMRELLLAFQSHILLDPGTAHSYLSISGDLKSVRLASHWWDLLDNQQEEVERLVCVLGAQSFTSGSHYWEVEVGSKTEWEVGICTGPGNNQGSIHGDVLSLSCLNMGEQFELWISHTMEDPEDTGPLHRLGIFLQYEGGHLSFYNVTQGCLIYAFPPVTFQGPLRPFFSLGLLQEENQPIPLTICPLSPHP